GCGATACCGTATTACAGATTTGCCGTCGGGACTACACCGCCGAAGAGGTGGCGGACTGGGTTTCATGCGGAGACAGCTCGGAGCATTGGGAGGCCCTCCTTTCGGCACACCGCTACATTGTCGCACAAGACAGGCAGGGTAACATCATCGGCTTTTCTTCCATGAACGCCGCCGGTTACCTGCACGCCATGTTCGTTCACAAAGACTGGCAGAGAAAAGGTATTGCGGCTTTGCTGCTCTCGGAGGTGGAAAAAATGGCTCATGGGTATGGCGTAGACCGAATCAGCGTTGAAGCAAGTATTACCGCACGGGCTTTTTTTGAAAAACATGGCTACACCGTGATGCGGGAGCAGAAAGCAAAAGCTAATCGGTTATATATGACCAATTTTGTCATGATGAAAATTTTGTAGTCATCAGGAAATTGACACAAAAAAGGAGTGTCCTGGTTTTCAGGACACTCCTTTTTTGTAGGAGGGGAAGTGTTTATTCTTCCCAACCGCGTAATTGCATGAGGATTTTGGTGACGTCATAAGCCGAGCGGGCCACAGGTGTACCGGGACCGAAAATGGCAGCAACTCCTGTTTTGTAGAGGAAGTCATAGTCTTGCGGAGGAATAACGCCACCGGCAACGACGACGATGTCTTCGCGACCCAGTTTCTTCAACTCTTCAAATACTTGGGGTATGAGGGTCTTGTGACCGGCAGCCA
Above is a window of Candidatus Caccoplasma merdavium DNA encoding:
- a CDS encoding GNAT family N-acetyltransferase, producing MTHFKQVREECHRHEKAGEELPYSVRPAVITDVVAMQSLFRDTVLQICRRDYTAEEVADWVSCGDSSEHWEALLSAHRYIVAQDRQGNIIGFSSMNAAGYLHAMFVHKDWQRKGIAALLLSEVEKMAHGYGVDRISVEASITARAFFEKHGYTVMREQKAKANRLYMTNFVMMKIL